One window of Chloroflexus aggregans DSM 9485 genomic DNA carries:
- a CDS encoding succinate dehydrogenase/fumarate reductase iron-sulfur subunit produces MKITLKIWRQKNRSTPGEFKTYVMDNVNPDMSFLEMLDVLNEELIMKGEEPVAFDHDCREGICGMCSLMINGVAHGPKNAITTCQLHMRSFNDGDTITVEPWRASAFPIIKDLVVDRSAFDRIIQAGGYISVSTGSAPDANTIPVPKTAADRAMDAAACIGCGACVAACPNGSAMLFTAAKVTHLALLPQGQPERYQRVVNMVAQADFEGFGNCTNIGECAAVCPKEISLETIAQLNRDLVMAALRGIEPNTPIGAATRR; encoded by the coding sequence ATGAAGATCACGCTCAAGATCTGGCGACAAAAGAACCGTTCAACACCCGGCGAGTTTAAGACGTATGTCATGGATAATGTCAATCCCGACATGTCTTTCCTCGAAATGCTCGATGTACTGAACGAGGAATTGATCATGAAGGGTGAAGAGCCGGTTGCATTTGATCACGATTGTCGGGAAGGTATCTGCGGCATGTGCTCGCTGATGATCAACGGCGTAGCCCATGGACCAAAGAACGCAATTACTACCTGCCAGTTACATATGCGCAGCTTCAATGACGGTGACACAATTACCGTTGAGCCATGGCGCGCCTCTGCCTTCCCGATCATCAAAGACTTGGTTGTCGACCGCAGCGCGTTCGACCGGATTATCCAGGCTGGCGGCTATATCAGCGTGAGCACTGGCTCAGCACCAGATGCTAATACTATCCCCGTCCCGAAGACTGCAGCCGACCGCGCAATGGATGCCGCTGCCTGCATCGGTTGTGGTGCTTGTGTCGCAGCGTGCCCCAACGGCTCGGCAATGCTCTTCACCGCTGCCAAGGTTACGCACCTCGCCCTATTACCGCAGGGTCAACCTGAACGGTATCAGCGCGTGGTGAATATGGTTGCTCAAGCTGACTTCGAGGGGTTTGGGAATTGTACCAATATCGGTGAATGCGCCGCGGTCTGCCCCAAGGAGATTAGCCTCGAGACGATTGCCCAACTCAACCGCGATTTAGTGATGGCGGCGTTGCGCGGGATCGAACCCAATACACCAATTGGTGCAGCAACCAGACGGTGA
- a CDS encoding glycosyltransferase family 4 protein — MQIVINGSFWSQPTVGIGQYVHNLLPWMYRLAPQHRYVILLPAGTTIPALPDGIEVLPVKIGGPRQVAKVIFEQVAVPVIAARLARNGEPTVLFVPYFAPPLRSKLPVVTTIGDLIPLLLPAYRGSWAVRIYMALVRRAALHSTHVLTFSSFSRTTILNYLGLSPDRVTVTYLAAGEQFRPPVDKVAVQQLVAARYKVQPPFIYYVGGLDERKNVYTLLRAFALVRNRYRHVTLVIAGRALGRDRRLFPDIDQMIADLDLGLAVRRIDVPVEDGPLLYQACTIFTYPSRYEGFGLPPLEAMACAAPVIVSDATSLPEVVGAAAIKIAPDDVAGWATAIARLLDDETLRAELGQRGMVQAASFSYQRTAATTLTILEQVAQALVIERKQHREEIG; from the coding sequence GTGCAAATTGTGATTAATGGCAGTTTTTGGTCCCAGCCGACCGTAGGTATCGGTCAATACGTACACAACCTGTTGCCATGGATGTACCGGCTAGCACCACAGCATCGTTACGTGATCTTGTTACCGGCGGGTACCACGATCCCTGCACTACCCGACGGGATCGAGGTGCTGCCGGTCAAGATCGGTGGTCCGCGTCAGGTTGCTAAGGTGATCTTTGAACAGGTTGCCGTGCCGGTTATTGCTGCACGCTTGGCGCGCAACGGTGAACCGACGGTGCTATTCGTGCCTTATTTTGCCCCCCCGTTACGCTCAAAATTACCGGTAGTGACGACAATTGGCGATCTCATCCCACTATTGTTGCCGGCCTACCGCGGTAGTTGGGCGGTGCGCATCTACATGGCCTTGGTACGACGGGCCGCGTTGCACAGTACTCACGTGCTCACGTTTTCATCGTTCAGTCGGACAACAATCTTGAACTATCTTGGCTTGTCGCCCGACCGTGTAACGGTGACGTACTTAGCAGCCGGTGAGCAGTTTCGCCCGCCGGTCGATAAGGTTGCCGTTCAGCAGTTGGTTGCAGCCCGTTATAAGGTACAGCCGCCGTTTATCTACTACGTTGGTGGGTTGGATGAGCGTAAAAATGTATATACATTACTCCGCGCCTTTGCGTTAGTGCGGAATCGTTATCGGCATGTTACGTTAGTTATTGCCGGACGCGCACTGGGGCGCGATCGGCGACTCTTTCCCGACATCGATCAGATGATCGCCGATCTCGATCTCGGCTTGGCTGTACGCCGGATCGATGTGCCCGTTGAGGATGGTCCATTGCTCTACCAAGCCTGTACGATCTTTACCTATCCGTCACGCTATGAGGGGTTTGGGCTACCACCACTCGAGGCAATGGCTTGTGCTGCACCGGTGATTGTCAGCGATGCAACATCGTTACCCGAGGTGGTTGGCGCGGCAGCAATCAAGATTGCGCCTGATGATGTAGCCGGATGGGCGACGGCGATCGCCCGTCTGCTCGACGATGAGACACTCCGTGCCGAACTCGGTCAGCGTGGTATGGTGCAGGCAGCCAGTTTTTCGTACCAGCGTACTGCAGCGACGACGCTCACCATACTTGAACAGGTGGCCCAAGCGTTGGTGATCGAGCGCAAGCAGCATCGCGAAGAGATAGGTTAA
- a CDS encoding trans-sulfuration enzyme family protein translates to MEQHPSGLKLASWLVAAGRTVDPGASLNVPPIPASNFILGQGRSYARGDSTPTWEALEEVIGGLEAGKAVAFASGMAAVAAIFDQLPSGARVVLPDDCYQGVVGLAMAGAARGRWSVQRIALTDTAAWQQACTEADLIWLESPSNPLLTVADLDVICAAPRKPGTIVAVDNTFATPLNQQPLELGATVSVQSATKFIGGHSDLLAGVVTTRDEALWQQLHQTRTLAGAIPGTLEAFLAVRGARTLALRLERAQYNAMILAQRLLEHPLVTCVRYPGLPSHPTHTTAKRLLKGFGTIISFDVAGGAATADAVCRHVRLIRHATSLGAVESTMERRAAVAGQEHLPPSLLRLSVGIEDVHDLWNDLDAAIRATIT, encoded by the coding sequence ATGGAGCAGCATCCCTCCGGCCTGAAACTCGCATCGTGGCTGGTGGCCGCCGGACGTACCGTCGATCCCGGTGCATCGCTAAACGTACCACCGATCCCGGCCTCCAACTTTATTCTTGGGCAGGGACGTTCGTATGCACGCGGTGACTCCACACCGACGTGGGAAGCACTGGAAGAGGTGATCGGTGGGCTAGAAGCCGGCAAAGCGGTAGCCTTCGCTTCCGGTATGGCGGCAGTCGCTGCCATTTTCGATCAACTTCCGTCTGGCGCACGAGTAGTCTTGCCCGACGACTGCTACCAGGGCGTTGTCGGTTTGGCTATGGCCGGCGCCGCTCGCGGACGCTGGTCGGTGCAACGCATTGCCCTGACCGATACCGCCGCCTGGCAACAAGCTTGTACCGAAGCCGATCTGATCTGGCTTGAGTCACCGTCTAATCCGCTGCTAACCGTCGCCGATCTCGACGTGATTTGTGCTGCACCGCGCAAACCCGGCACGATTGTGGCAGTTGATAATACCTTCGCTACTCCACTAAACCAGCAACCACTCGAACTAGGAGCAACGGTATCCGTCCAATCGGCAACGAAGTTTATCGGCGGCCATTCCGATTTATTGGCGGGGGTCGTCACTACTCGCGACGAAGCACTTTGGCAGCAACTCCACCAAACCCGTACCCTCGCCGGTGCTATTCCCGGCACACTCGAAGCATTTCTGGCCGTGCGTGGCGCGCGTACCCTCGCGTTGCGGCTCGAACGGGCTCAATACAACGCTATGATCCTCGCCCAACGGCTGCTCGAACATCCTCTGGTCACGTGTGTCCGTTATCCGGGATTGCCATCCCATCCGACGCACACTACCGCCAAGCGGCTGTTAAAAGGATTTGGGACGATCATTTCGTTTGATGTCGCCGGTGGAGCGGCTACCGCCGATGCCGTTTGTCGGCATGTGCGACTGATCCGCCACGCAACCAGCTTAGGGGCAGTTGAGTCGACGATGGAACGGCGCGCAGCAGTTGCCGGTCAAGAGCATTTACCACCATCACTACTACGACTCAGTGTGGGGATCGAAGACGTTCATGATCTGTGGAACGATCTCGATGCGGCTATTCGCGCTACAATTACATGA
- a CDS encoding HD domain-containing protein, whose amino-acid sequence MDQPDLSAFLPRLLSLKLLPRTGWLQRGVRDVESIAEHSYSVAVLCLLIGDQIEGIDRGRLLAIALLHDLAESLLGDLPATATRLLGKATKRQAERDGLVSLIGHLPQADEYLALWEEYTDGTSREARLVKAVDRLELMAQAIAYERVGARGLDEFWPPNDDWAAEFPPVEALAAHLRAERAKLQWQPDPDV is encoded by the coding sequence ATGGATCAGCCCGATCTGAGCGCATTTCTCCCCCGTTTGTTGTCGTTGAAACTGCTGCCACGCACCGGTTGGCTTCAGCGCGGTGTGCGTGATGTCGAGAGCATTGCTGAGCATTCGTATAGTGTTGCCGTACTCTGCTTGCTCATCGGTGATCAAATCGAGGGTATTGATCGGGGGCGCTTGCTGGCAATTGCGCTATTGCACGATTTAGCCGAGTCGCTGCTCGGTGATTTGCCGGCTACAGCAACACGGTTGTTGGGTAAAGCGACGAAGCGCCAGGCTGAGCGAGATGGTTTAGTGAGCCTGATCGGCCATTTACCGCAGGCAGATGAATATCTGGCGTTATGGGAGGAATACACGGACGGGACATCCCGCGAAGCGCGTTTGGTGAAGGCCGTCGACCGACTCGAATTGATGGCGCAAGCCATAGCCTACGAGCGAGTCGGTGCGCGTGGGCTTGACGAATTTTGGCCGCCTAATGACGACTGGGCAGCCGAGTTTCCGCCGGTTGAAGCGTTGGCTGCCCATCTCCGAGCCGAGCGTGCCAAACTACAGTGGCAGCCCGATCCAGATGTGTAA
- a CDS encoding response regulator, which yields MQEPILLVEDDYILQFSLATILRREGYAVDTARNVSEARLALVSRRPRIVLLDLGLPDGSGIDILKACATEPDRPLIIVTTANDSPKAALEALSLGAFDYLTKPINHETLRYTLRRAVSYDQLRQQVREYEQLKTEIEEASITVRKVAHSISQALTAIMGEAQLVRAEVTDASLLSSLDRIVRMAETVAQHVTTIRTLRLFALRESGGESAAEIGYE from the coding sequence GTGCAAGAGCCAATTCTGCTCGTCGAAGATGATTACATTTTACAATTTTCGCTAGCCACCATCCTTCGTCGCGAGGGATATGCTGTTGATACAGCGCGTAACGTATCTGAAGCTCGGCTAGCACTTGTATCTCGTCGGCCGAGAATTGTGTTGCTCGATCTCGGTTTGCCCGATGGCAGCGGTATTGATATTCTCAAAGCGTGTGCAACGGAACCGGATCGACCATTGATCATCGTGACCACGGCTAACGACTCGCCGAAGGCAGCGTTGGAGGCGCTGTCGCTCGGTGCGTTTGATTATCTTACGAAGCCGATTAATCACGAGACGTTGCGGTACACGTTGCGTCGCGCGGTGAGTTATGACCAGCTTCGTCAGCAGGTGCGTGAGTATGAGCAACTCAAGACCGAGATAGAAGAGGCATCTATCACGGTACGGAAGGTGGCGCATTCTATTAGCCAAGCGCTGACGGCGATCATGGGGGAAGCACAACTGGTGCGAGCAGAAGTAACCGATGCATCGTTATTGAGCAGCCTTGATCGGATCGTGCGGATGGCAGAGACGGTTGCTCAGCACGTGACAACGATCCGAACACTCCGCCTCTTTGCCTTGCGTGAAAGTGGAGGTGAATCAGCCGCGGAGATCGGCTATGAGTAA
- the mutM gene encoding bifunctional DNA-formamidopyrimidine glycosylase/DNA-(apurinic or apyrimidinic site) lyase: MPELPEVETVARSLAPQLLSRTIVGLAKLDWPRMLTPPPPEFAALVAGRRIEAVGRRAKWLLLTLDAGWTLAIHLRMSGHLLVAEPAAADAPHVHFALDLDDGRRLIFDDQRKFGRVHLLDSTGLLALDAAHGPEPLTDDFTPAVLAERLRNRQAPIKALLLDQRLIAGIGNIYANEALWLAGIHPLTPGGTLTVDQIAALHHAIRLVLADAIANQGSSLRNYRDGYGRRGNYQEHFNVYDRVGKPCPRCQTAIERIVVAQRSTFFCPLCQVLVQ, encoded by the coding sequence ATGCCCGAATTGCCCGAAGTTGAGACCGTCGCTCGTTCGTTAGCACCACAACTGTTGAGTCGCACGATTGTTGGGTTGGCAAAACTCGATTGGCCCCGGATGTTGACCCCACCGCCGCCCGAATTTGCAGCGCTGGTGGCCGGACGTCGGATCGAAGCGGTTGGGCGGCGTGCCAAGTGGTTGCTGCTGACCCTCGATGCCGGTTGGACGCTGGCGATTCATCTGCGGATGTCGGGTCATTTGCTCGTTGCCGAGCCGGCGGCTGCCGATGCTCCGCATGTACATTTTGCGCTCGATCTTGATGATGGCCGACGCCTCATTTTCGACGATCAGCGTAAGTTTGGCCGAGTCCATTTGCTCGATAGTACCGGCTTGCTGGCGCTTGACGCAGCCCATGGCCCCGAACCGTTGACAGACGATTTTACTCCGGCGGTACTGGCCGAACGCCTGCGCAATCGGCAGGCACCGATCAAAGCGCTCTTACTCGATCAGCGGTTGATCGCCGGGATTGGCAACATCTACGCCAATGAAGCGCTCTGGTTAGCCGGGATTCATCCGCTGACGCCGGGCGGTACACTGACGGTAGATCAGATTGCTGCATTACACCACGCGATTCGGCTCGTGTTAGCCGACGCTATTGCCAATCAGGGTAGCTCGCTGCGCAACTATCGTGATGGATATGGTCGTCGTGGCAACTATCAAGAGCATTTCAATGTCTACGATCGGGTAGGAAAACCGTGTCCTCGTTGTCAAACTGCGATCGAACGGATTGTAGTGGCGCAACGTAGCACCTTTTTCTGCCCATTGTGTCAAGTGTTGGTGCAGTAG
- a CDS encoding molybdenum cofactor biosynthesis protein MoaE has product MVEPFVITTEPLDPAPLVVAVQTPDDGAVVTFSGVVRNHFGGRPTAFLVYEAYTEMAIPVLRQIADEARARWPIGRVCVHHRVGRLEIGETAVLVVVAAPHRDAAFAAAAYIMDRIKEIAPIWKQEHWADGSAEWRE; this is encoded by the coding sequence ATGGTTGAACCATTTGTGATCACAACCGAACCGCTCGATCCGGCACCGTTGGTCGTTGCGGTGCAGACACCCGATGATGGTGCAGTCGTGACGTTTAGCGGTGTGGTGCGGAATCATTTTGGTGGTCGGCCGACGGCATTTTTGGTCTACGAGGCCTACACCGAGATGGCGATACCGGTGCTGCGTCAAATTGCCGATGAAGCGCGGGCACGATGGCCGATTGGGCGCGTCTGTGTTCATCACCGGGTGGGGCGGCTGGAAATTGGTGAAACGGCAGTGCTCGTCGTTGTCGCTGCTCCGCATCGTGATGCAGCCTTTGCTGCCGCAGCCTATATTATGGATCGGATCAAAGAGATTGCTCCGATCTGGAAGCAAGAACATTGGGCCGACGGTTCAGCCGAGTGGCGTGAATAG
- the moaD gene encoding molybdopterin converting factor subunit 1, producing MITVTVRFFAGHRDIVGRATAQYTVANGTTVGQLWELLVADYPRLAGYTGRLLFAVNQQFGQPATVLADGDEVAFIPPVSGG from the coding sequence ATGATTACGGTGACAGTACGTTTTTTTGCCGGTCATCGCGATATTGTGGGACGGGCAACAGCCCAGTATACCGTGGCCAACGGTACGACTGTCGGTCAGTTGTGGGAGCTGTTGGTTGCCGACTACCCGCGCTTGGCCGGATATACCGGCCGGTTGTTGTTTGCCGTTAATCAGCAGTTTGGTCAGCCGGCGACGGTGCTCGCTGATGGTGATGAAGTCGCATTTATTCCGCCGGTCAGTGGTGGATAA
- a CDS encoding SDR family NAD(P)-dependent oxidoreductase translates to MEFQGKVAIVTGGAQGIGRATALALAREGAAVVIADRDAAATTALVEGINAWGGRALAVIADVSDESDAARIANDTVLEFGGIDLLVNNAGIQQPGTIESTTLQLWQEIINVNLTGVFLVSRFVMPELRRRGGGAIVNVASVYGLRAEAGWAAYAASKGGVIALTRAMALDGAPDGIRVNCVCPGLIDTSLLRANAALVNTQRPDEELRAFARRVPLGRLGTPEEVAAVILCLLSPTAGYLTGAVITADGGWEARL, encoded by the coding sequence ATGGAGTTTCAAGGCAAAGTCGCAATTGTCACCGGCGGCGCACAAGGCATTGGGCGGGCTACCGCACTAGCATTGGCGCGCGAAGGGGCTGCGGTTGTCATCGCTGACCGCGATGCTGCGGCGACAACGGCGTTGGTCGAGGGGATCAATGCATGGGGAGGCCGCGCACTCGCCGTTATCGCCGATGTCAGCGATGAGAGCGATGCAGCTCGCATTGCCAACGATACAGTCTTGGAATTCGGTGGGATCGATCTGTTGGTCAATAATGCCGGTATTCAACAGCCGGGTACCATTGAAAGTACGACTTTACAACTTTGGCAAGAGATCATTAATGTCAACCTGACCGGCGTCTTTTTAGTTTCACGCTTTGTGATGCCTGAGTTGCGACGGCGCGGTGGAGGAGCCATTGTCAACGTGGCTTCGGTCTATGGGTTGCGGGCCGAAGCAGGGTGGGCAGCGTATGCCGCCTCAAAAGGCGGGGTGATCGCCTTAACCCGGGCAATGGCGCTCGATGGCGCTCCTGACGGTATTCGCGTGAATTGTGTTTGTCCCGGCTTGATCGATACATCTCTTCTACGGGCAAATGCGGCGCTCGTCAACACCCAGCGCCCCGATGAGGAGTTGCGAGCGTTTGCCCGTCGGGTACCGCTTGGTCGCTTAGGAACCCCGGAAGAGGTTGCTGCGGTGATCCTCTGCTTGCTCAGCCCGACGGCTGGGTACCTGACCGGTGCGGTTATTACTGCCGATGGCGGCTGGGAAGCACGATTGTAA
- a CDS encoding FAD-binding domain-containing protein, with translation MQLRTDLTTRTEQAAYLADALAGLYQGPATPSPIRGGRWAALRRLRAFDVRNYARTRNDVARRTVSQLSPYLRHGVLTLAEVRDSILNRFGHTPDTEKFVNELAWRAFWQIVYAHLGERIHHDLEPAKHRSRVARRSLPPEVLTATTGLVCIDESLQELYTTGYMHNHARMWVAAYLQHWLGVDWREGADLFYRHLLDGDPASNSLSWQWVGSTFSHKPYIFNRQNVERFSGGTFCNRCPLANGGCPFDESYEQLARRLFGVTLAELEGRR, from the coding sequence ATGCAACTCCGTACCGATCTGACGACACGCACCGAACAAGCAGCCTATCTCGCCGATGCGCTTGCCGGCTTGTACCAGGGACCGGCCACCCCGTCACCGATCCGTGGTGGGCGGTGGGCCGCGTTGCGGCGGTTACGTGCCTTTGATGTGCGCAACTATGCGCGGACCCGTAACGATGTAGCGCGGCGTACTGTCTCACAGCTCTCGCCATACCTTCGTCACGGCGTTCTCACCCTTGCCGAAGTACGCGATTCGATCCTGAACCGATTCGGTCATACACCCGATACTGAAAAGTTTGTCAACGAATTAGCCTGGCGTGCATTTTGGCAAATCGTCTATGCCCATCTTGGTGAGCGGATTCATCACGATCTTGAGCCGGCAAAGCATCGCTCCCGCGTGGCGCGTCGTTCGCTTCCGCCCGAAGTGCTCACCGCGACGACCGGTCTTGTGTGTATTGATGAGTCGTTGCAGGAGTTGTACACAACCGGCTATATGCACAACCACGCACGCATGTGGGTTGCCGCTTACCTGCAACACTGGCTCGGTGTGGATTGGCGAGAGGGGGCGGATCTTTTTTACCGTCATCTGCTCGACGGTGATCCGGCTTCGAATAGTCTGTCGTGGCAATGGGTGGGTAGTACCTTCAGCCACAAGCCGTACATCTTTAATCGCCAAAACGTTGAACGGTTTAGTGGTGGTACGTTCTGTAACCGCTGCCCACTTGCTAACGGTGGTTGTCCGTTTGATGAGAGCTATGAACAACTCGCCCGTCGTCTGTTTGGAGTAACCTTAGCCGAACTGGAGGGGCGACGATGA
- a CDS encoding anti-sigma factor: MITNRLSQWLTQTGDELYGFALVLAPDERAARRLLRQWAVALRSHPPNTWNDDELLTRLYQVATAMFTQPVPRRPAPPATPLLGPLRALSLPQRMVVLVYSVLGAEHTRLARIVGLEADEALSLLEQAVRQLAPAIGHTLSADVSRSECQVIHRAFLDPPHYLMMFEKVRQHLQTCPHCRIFEREWQETMRSLRAALRRLVQATPLPAAEFKRLLQATTAPRTRLGQLAPLVELLTFVGLITVIVLPGLFRKPFTVIATGAAEPTVSAAELVARALMHGGIPEPEGPPVWHARYQTIWYFNNRTVAPLYAEIWHDRDNPARHRLQLRHIEGGAPYEFQLGDGLRRLYYAIDGAYAPSLYGDLPIRALPNEPELVVADLDPTEQQVAFHARRTTGPWSIVPNYLHQAAAAPDLRLLGRQRIGERLAYIVSFRGISPVDLPPDEAEPVTVLMAIGEQDGHVLSVTELIGPPGGTQTSRVVWRLVEFNWLVSGEQIRDAFTFVRVWNGRAEATSGSVQDLFDPAWPLVRAGYVVLPILSDGGNPSPSSGQNGSFGNVLRDSQIIPADPPPGIEHAMLLRLQGPTLNGAIYSGPGKRLVIAFDRLPGVDASIPVEIIGPWRVQIEPMRGQRYRVAIESNTRQRRGGDGGRLALDVFGFHRDELRALISSLQPIYRVDLSAQAALFGIK, from the coding sequence ATGATAACGAATCGACTGTCGCAGTGGCTGACTCAAACGGGTGACGAACTCTACGGCTTTGCATTGGTCTTAGCACCTGATGAACGGGCAGCACGCAGGTTGTTGCGGCAATGGGCGGTTGCTTTGCGTTCACATCCGCCCAATACGTGGAACGATGATGAGCTGTTGACGCGGCTTTATCAGGTGGCGACGGCGATGTTCACGCAGCCGGTGCCGCGCCGTCCGGCGCCGCCGGCAACACCACTCCTTGGCCCACTCCGCGCTCTGTCACTCCCGCAACGGATGGTCGTGCTGGTGTATAGCGTGTTAGGCGCTGAACATACACGTCTGGCACGGATCGTTGGCCTCGAAGCCGATGAAGCGCTCTCACTCCTTGAACAAGCAGTACGACAGTTGGCTCCTGCCATCGGTCATACCCTTTCTGCCGATGTTAGCCGTTCTGAATGCCAGGTCATCCACCGTGCCTTCCTCGATCCGCCGCACTATCTGATGATGTTTGAGAAGGTTCGGCAGCATCTTCAAACGTGTCCCCACTGCCGCATCTTCGAGCGTGAATGGCAAGAAACGATGCGCTCGTTGCGAGCGGCGCTGCGTCGGTTGGTTCAGGCGACACCGCTACCGGCAGCCGAGTTCAAACGGTTGCTGCAAGCAACGACAGCACCCCGAACGCGGCTAGGACAATTGGCACCGCTGGTCGAACTGCTCACCTTCGTCGGGTTGATTACCGTCATTGTGCTGCCCGGCTTATTCAGGAAGCCGTTTACCGTGATCGCGACCGGTGCTGCCGAACCAACCGTGAGTGCTGCTGAATTGGTAGCACGAGCGCTCATGCACGGTGGCATTCCCGAACCTGAAGGACCCCCGGTATGGCATGCCCGTTACCAGACCATCTGGTATTTCAACAATCGCACGGTTGCTCCGCTCTATGCCGAAATCTGGCACGACCGTGATAATCCGGCGCGTCATCGCTTGCAATTACGCCACATCGAAGGTGGTGCGCCGTATGAGTTTCAGTTGGGTGATGGTTTGCGCCGTTTGTATTATGCCATTGATGGGGCGTATGCCCCTTCTCTCTACGGCGATCTACCGATACGCGCCTTACCCAACGAGCCAGAGTTAGTAGTCGCCGATCTTGATCCGACCGAGCAGCAGGTTGCTTTTCACGCCCGCCGAACAACCGGCCCATGGTCAATCGTGCCGAACTATCTGCACCAGGCTGCTGCTGCACCCGATCTGCGCTTGTTGGGGCGGCAGCGCATCGGTGAGCGGTTGGCCTACATCGTTAGTTTTCGTGGTATTAGTCCGGTTGATCTACCGCCTGATGAGGCGGAACCGGTTACCGTTCTGATGGCTATCGGTGAGCAAGATGGTCACGTGCTCAGCGTGACCGAATTGATCGGCCCACCCGGTGGAACACAGACGAGTCGGGTTGTCTGGCGACTCGTTGAGTTTAATTGGCTGGTGAGCGGTGAACAGATCCGCGATGCGTTTACCTTTGTACGGGTGTGGAACGGGCGGGCCGAAGCGACGAGTGGATCGGTGCAAGACCTGTTTGACCCTGCATGGCCGTTAGTGCGTGCCGGATATGTGGTGTTACCGATCTTATCGGATGGTGGTAATCCATCGCCGAGTAGCGGTCAGAACGGGTCGTTTGGTAATGTTCTGCGTGATTCGCAAATCATCCCGGCTGATCCACCACCGGGCATTGAGCATGCAATGCTGCTACGGTTGCAGGGGCCGACTTTGAATGGCGCGATCTACAGTGGCCCTGGAAAGCGATTGGTGATCGCGTTTGATCGGTTACCCGGCGTTGATGCGTCGATCCCGGTTGAAATCATCGGACCGTGGCGTGTGCAGATTGAACCAATGCGCGGTCAGCGGTATCGGGTGGCAATAGAGAGCAACACACGACAGCGCCGCGGTGGCGATGGCGGACGTCTCGCACTTGATGTGTTCGGTTTTCATCGTGATGAACTGCGCGCGTTAATTAGCTCATTGCAGCCGATCTATCGGGTCGATCTGTCCGCGCAGGCAGCACTGTTCGGGATAAAATAG
- a CDS encoding AAA family ATPase — protein MLEHVQQLAARIVTNVEQVIIGKRQIVELVLVALLCRGHVLIEDVPGTGKTMLAKSIARSIGSSFKRIQCTPDLLPSDVTGVSIFNQQTREFEFRPGPIMAQIVLADEINRATPKTQSALLEAMEERQITVDGITYPLPQPFVVLATQNPIEYEGTFPLPEAQLDRFLLRVHLGYADRLDEIAILKRQREGHPLETLSKVVEIDELLALQAAIKQVHVDDLIVEYIVALTTATRNHPDVYLGASTRGALALYRAAQAWAALNGRDYVAPDDIKTLAMPVLAHRLIVSPAARVRNVTAQAVIEEVLTSVPVPGARAGRRFERAIAG, from the coding sequence ATGTTGGAGCATGTTCAGCAACTTGCTGCGCGTATCGTGACGAATGTCGAACAGGTGATTATCGGCAAACGTCAGATCGTCGAATTAGTGTTGGTCGCGTTGCTCTGTCGCGGCCATGTGTTAATTGAAGATGTTCCCGGTACCGGTAAAACGATGTTAGCGAAGAGCATTGCCCGCTCAATCGGGTCGAGCTTTAAGCGTATTCAGTGTACTCCCGATCTGCTGCCGAGTGATGTCACCGGTGTATCGATTTTCAATCAACAGACACGTGAGTTTGAATTCCGGCCCGGCCCGATTATGGCCCAGATTGTGTTAGCCGATGAGATTAATCGGGCCACGCCGAAGACACAATCGGCCTTGCTCGAGGCAATGGAGGAGCGGCAAATTACTGTGGACGGCATTACGTATCCGTTGCCGCAACCGTTTGTCGTGTTGGCGACGCAAAACCCAATCGAATACGAAGGAACGTTTCCGTTGCCGGAAGCGCAACTCGACCGATTTCTCTTGCGTGTCCATCTCGGTTATGCCGACCGTCTCGATGAGATTGCTATCCTCAAGCGGCAAAGGGAAGGTCATCCACTAGAGACTTTATCTAAGGTCGTTGAAATTGACGAACTGTTGGCCCTCCAAGCGGCGATCAAGCAAGTCCATGTTGATGATCTTATCGTCGAGTACATTGTGGCGCTTACAACGGCGACGCGCAATCATCCGGATGTGTATCTAGGAGCCAGCACCCGAGGTGCGTTAGCTCTCTATCGTGCGGCCCAAGCCTGGGCTGCGCTCAACGGGCGTGATTACGTTGCCCCCGACGACATCAAGACGCTGGCGATGCCGGTGCTCGCCCATCGCCTGATTGTTAGCCCGGCGGCGCGGGTACGTAATGTAACCGCCCAGGCAGTGATTGAAGAAGTGCTCACATCAGTACCGGTGCCGGGAGCGCGAGCCGGCCGTCGGTTTGAGCGGGCAATTGCCGGTTGA